From Herpetosiphonaceae bacterium, a single genomic window includes:
- a CDS encoding PH domain-containing protein, producing the protein MPEVIYDKQEQLQKVTESCLPGETVEAVFDMKGGGTGFVGITSRRVIVYDKEFLRKNKAVVSIPYSRITTIATDDESGLFTGRGFFGSSKVTITFSGGSYEFEFRGADKAHIAHNLILAHMV; encoded by the coding sequence ATGCCCGAAGTAATCTACGACAAACAGGAGCAACTGCAAAAGGTGACAGAATCCTGCCTCCCCGGCGAGACGGTCGAGGCGGTCTTCGACATGAAGGGCGGCGGCACCGGGTTCGTCGGTATCACCAGCCGGCGCGTGATCGTCTACGACAAAGAGTTTCTGCGCAAAAACAAGGCGGTCGTCTCGATCCCGTACAGCCGCATCACCACGATCGCCACCGATGACGAGTCGGGGCTGTTCACCGGGCGCGGCTTCTTCGGCAGCAGCAAGGTGACGATCACCTTCAGCGGCGGCAGCTACGAGTTCGAGTTTCGCGGCGCCGACAAAGCTCATATCGCGCACAATCTGATCCTGGCGCACATGGTGTAA
- the gcvT gene encoding glycine cleavage system aminomethyltransferase GcvT: protein MKRTPLYDRHVEMGAKTVPFGGWEMPVQYTGIIEEHHATRSAAGLFDISHMGQINVRGPDALAFLQHLCTQDVESIAEGLANYSLMCYPDGGIVDDIFIYHLPDRYLVVVNASNADKDFDWMQQHSQGFNVQLENISDQTTMLALQGPRAEAILDRITDIDVTALWFHGVVEGVLLGDVPAIIARTGYTGEDGFELFFDNMYAARIWDGLLEEGQADGLKPIGLGARDSLRFEPKLALYGHEISETINPYEAALGWVVKLDKGDFIGRETLQRIKAEGPRRKLVGLRMVGRGIARQGYPVQAVEGDAVGEVTSGMPSPTLGENLALALVRADVAKIGTELDVVIRGKPVRAQVVKTPFYQTRYKK from the coding sequence ATGAAGCGTACTCCGCTCTACGATCGGCACGTCGAGATGGGCGCAAAAACCGTGCCCTTCGGCGGCTGGGAGATGCCTGTTCAATACACCGGGATCATCGAGGAACACCACGCGACGCGCAGCGCGGCAGGGCTGTTCGACATCAGCCACATGGGCCAGATCAACGTGCGCGGGCCGGATGCGCTGGCGTTTTTACAGCATCTCTGCACGCAAGACGTGGAATCGATCGCCGAAGGTCTTGCCAACTATTCCCTGATGTGCTATCCCGACGGCGGCATCGTCGACGATATTTTCATCTACCACCTGCCCGACCGCTACCTCGTCGTGGTCAACGCCTCCAACGCCGACAAAGACTTCGATTGGATGCAGCAGCACAGCCAGGGCTTTAACGTCCAGCTCGAAAACATCTCCGATCAGACCACGATGCTGGCGCTGCAAGGCCCCAGAGCCGAGGCGATTCTGGATCGCATCACCGACATCGATGTCACCGCGCTGTGGTTCCACGGCGTGGTCGAGGGCGTGCTCCTGGGCGACGTTCCCGCGATCATCGCCCGCACCGGCTACACCGGCGAGGACGGCTTCGAGCTGTTCTTCGACAACATGTACGCGGCGCGGATCTGGGATGGCCTGCTCGAAGAGGGTCAGGCCGACGGGCTGAAGCCAATCGGGCTGGGCGCGCGCGATAGCCTGCGCTTCGAGCCGAAGCTGGCGCTCTACGGCCACGAGATCAGCGAGACGATCAACCCGTACGAGGCAGCGCTTGGCTGGGTGGTCAAGCTCGACAAGGGCGACTTCATCGGGCGCGAGACGTTGCAGCGGATCAAAGCCGAAGGCCCGCGCCGCAAGCTGGTGGGGCTGCGGATGGTCGGGCGCGGCATTGCCCGTCAGGGCTATCCCGTGCAGGCCGTCGAGGGCGACGCGGTGGGCGAGGTGACATCCGGCATGCCGTCGCCGACACTGGGCGAGAATCTCGCGCTCGCGCTGGTGCGCGCCGACGTGGCAAAGATCGGCACCGAGCTGGATGTGGTGATCCGGGGCAAGCCCGTGCGCGCCCAGGTGGTCAAAACGCCGTTCTATCAGACGCGGTACAAAAAGTAG
- the gcvH gene encoding glycine cleavage system protein GcvH, protein MAYNTPQDCLYAKSHEWVRIEGDEATIGISDYAQHALGDVVFAELPDIGRKLSKGESFGVVESVKAASDVYAPISGEVIAINEALLDAPETLNSDPYDAGWIIRLRPDNAEADRADLLDAAAYEQHVEDEASKH, encoded by the coding sequence ATGGCCTATAACACGCCTCAGGATTGTTTGTACGCCAAGAGCCACGAGTGGGTGCGCATCGAGGGCGACGAAGCGACGATCGGCATCAGCGACTACGCGCAGCACGCGCTAGGCGATGTCGTGTTTGCCGAGCTGCCCGACATTGGCCGCAAGCTCAGCAAAGGCGAGAGCTTCGGCGTCGTCGAGTCGGTCAAGGCGGCGTCCGACGTGTACGCCCCGATCAGCGGCGAGGTGATCGCGATCAACGAGGCGCTGCTGGACGCGCCTGAGACGCTGAACAGCGATCCATACGACGCGGGTTGGATCATCAGGCTGCGGCCAGACAACGCAGAGGCCGATCGCGCCGATCTGCTGGATGCCGCCGCGTACGAGCAGCATGTCGAGGACGAGGCCAGCAAACACTAG
- a CDS encoding protein kinase, which produces MASSRQPAQPAAPSAAGEGAEIKNYRIGERIGQDELALIYRARHQTLDRDVHIQVLRRSGWVAISRFQLAARLAARVQHQHILPVLDAGHDDRYGYYLVTPPIRAKSLQAVLDAGPLPPPQAIRIFAQIGQALDELHRHKIVHRDVQPQTVLIQEDGTAYLTGFSLSWTPDGPDLSELDEADYLTPYAAPEQTFEDRTPEPSLDIYSLGAVLYHMLTGDVPPGTGIEPASLASRDPQLAPADRVLRRMLAPQPHLRYPSAAQAAAALRGALRGLVESDTAETMAEIGAKAEWLENPLEIVLRDRIAAAFLDRSREHAEKLHGGEGVRRLLDAWSGDSPIRRRQLGQAIRIDQIVSYNVYFYDLKILYETRTNPESRERPFSGSRISSRKQPPDRWQVEVPVPEEPFADVTSTEVPLPFSEKTSVCPRCKGETRITCANCHGRGTLDVKRTVKTPTSTHSEIQTIDCPTCNGQALLTCDRCDGTGNLLTSSVFQFSRRGRLWQNTDDVEGLPQRALEERSEVVFSGEVDVHDPMWHAVQPLHELLEEACKTVNDETRIVATELTIRGTPVTEVDYTFRSKQRTLAIIGFDENVRGDLSLFDSERLLIGALVLLLLAFAAIAFWVIGT; this is translated from the coding sequence ATGGCAAGCTCTCGTCAGCCCGCTCAGCCTGCCGCACCATCGGCTGCCGGCGAGGGAGCTGAGATAAAAAACTATCGGATCGGAGAGCGCATCGGCCAGGATGAGCTTGCGCTGATCTACCGTGCGCGGCACCAGACCTTGGATCGCGATGTGCATATCCAGGTCTTGCGTCGATCCGGCTGGGTCGCCATCAGCCGCTTTCAACTCGCGGCGCGTCTGGCTGCCCGCGTTCAACATCAACATATTCTACCGGTGCTCGACGCCGGTCACGACGACCGCTATGGGTACTATCTGGTGACGCCCCCAATCAGGGCAAAATCGCTGCAAGCCGTGCTCGACGCGGGGCCGCTCCCACCGCCGCAGGCGATCCGTATTTTCGCACAGATTGGTCAGGCATTAGACGAGCTGCACCGGCATAAGATTGTGCATCGCGACGTGCAGCCGCAGACGGTCCTGATCCAGGAGGATGGCACGGCGTATCTGACCGGCTTTAGCCTCTCGTGGACGCCGGACGGTCCCGATCTGTCGGAGCTGGACGAGGCGGATTATCTCACGCCCTACGCCGCGCCGGAGCAGACCTTCGAGGACCGCACGCCGGAGCCGTCGCTGGATATTTACTCGCTGGGCGCGGTGCTCTACCATATGCTCACGGGCGACGTGCCGCCTGGAACCGGGATCGAGCCTGCGTCGCTTGCCAGCCGCGATCCACAGCTTGCGCCCGCCGATCGTGTCCTGCGACGAATGCTCGCGCCGCAGCCGCATCTGCGCTATCCAAGCGCCGCTCAGGCCGCCGCCGCGCTGCGCGGCGCGCTGCGGGGCCTCGTCGAGTCCGATACCGCCGAAACCATGGCCGAGATCGGCGCGAAGGCCGAGTGGCTCGAAAACCCGCTGGAGATTGTGCTGCGCGACCGGATCGCCGCCGCCTTTCTGGATCGCTCACGCGAGCACGCCGAGAAGCTCCACGGCGGAGAGGGCGTGCGGCGGCTGCTGGATGCGTGGAGCGGCGATAGTCCAATCCGGCGGCGGCAGCTTGGACAGGCGATCCGCATCGATCAGATCGTCAGCTACAACGTCTATTTCTACGATCTCAAGATCCTGTACGAAACCCGCACCAATCCCGAAAGCCGCGAGCGGCCCTTCTCCGGCAGCCGGATCTCAAGCCGCAAGCAGCCGCCGGATCGCTGGCAGGTCGAGGTGCCAGTGCCGGAAGAGCCGTTCGCCGATGTCACATCCACCGAGGTGCCGCTGCCCTTCTCGGAAAAGACAAGCGTCTGTCCGCGCTGCAAAGGCGAGACGCGCATCACCTGTGCCAACTGCCACGGTCGCGGCACGCTCGACGTGAAGCGGACCGTCAAAACGCCGACGAGCACGCACTCCGAGATCCAGACGATCGATTGCCCAACCTGTAACGGGCAGGCCTTGCTGACCTGCGACCGCTGCGACGGGACGGGCAACCTGCTGACCAGCTCGGTCTTCCAGTTCAGCCGTCGCGGTCGGCTCTGGCAGAACACCGACGATGTCGAGGGTCTGCCCCAGCGCGCGCTGGAAGAGCGCTCCGAGGTCGTCTTCAGCGGCGAGGTCGATGTCCACGATCCGATGTGGCACGCGGTACAGCCGCTCCACGAGCTGCTTGAGGAAGCCTGCAAGACGGTCAACGACGAGACGCGCATCGTCGCGACTGAGCTGACGATCCGGGGCACGCCCGTCACCGAGGTCGACTACACCTTCCGCAGCAAGCAGCGCACGCTGGCGATCATCGGCTTCGATGAGAACGTGCGCGGCGATCTAAGCCTCTTCGACTCCGAGCGTCTGCTGATCGGGGCGCTCGTGCTGCTGCTCCTGGCATTTGCGGCGATTGCTTTCTGGGTGATCGGGACATGA
- the gcvPA gene encoding aminomethyl-transferring glycine dehydrogenase subunit GcvPA yields MSHYISNTDQDRRAMLDAIGASNIAELFEVVPEEVRFPHVELPPPLSEAELLRELNRLAGRNANTQTHRVFLGAGAYNHFVPTAVDALLRRAEFYTAYTPYQPEISQGTLQAIFEYQTLICALTGMDAANASHYDGATAMAEAAVMALNSTRNKHSIVVAPTVHPQYRMVLRSYLQGLGIKIVGDEDPAASLEDVLAQVDSSTAALIVQTPDFLGQIHDLKPLAERVHAAGGLLIAQVDPVALGLFQTPGAAGADIVTAEGQSLGIPLGFGGPYLGIFACKEQYIRRMPGRLAGATTDLDGQVGYVLTLQTREQHIRREKATSNICTNQGLMMLASTIHMCLLGKHGLRHVARLCYHRAHYAAAEIARLPGYELVTPEPFFKEFAVRAPRPVAEINRALAQRGIIGGYDLKADYPQLGDAMLLCVTEMNTKADIDALVAALKELA; encoded by the coding sequence ATGTCGCATTATATTTCCAACACCGATCAGGATCGACGGGCGATGCTCGACGCGATCGGTGCATCGAATATTGCGGAGCTGTTCGAGGTCGTGCCCGAAGAGGTCCGCTTCCCGCATGTCGAGCTGCCGCCGCCGCTCTCGGAGGCCGAGCTACTGCGCGAGCTGAACCGGCTGGCAGGACGCAACGCCAACACGCAGACGCATCGCGTCTTTCTGGGCGCTGGCGCGTACAACCACTTCGTGCCCACGGCGGTCGATGCGCTGCTGCGCCGCGCCGAATTTTATACCGCCTACACGCCCTACCAGCCCGAAATTTCGCAGGGCACGCTGCAGGCGATCTTCGAGTACCAGACGCTGATCTGTGCCCTGACCGGCATGGACGCCGCGAACGCCTCGCACTACGACGGCGCGACCGCGATGGCCGAGGCGGCGGTGATGGCGCTCAACTCGACGCGCAACAAGCACTCGATCGTGGTCGCGCCGACGGTGCATCCACAGTACCGCATGGTGCTGCGCAGCTATTTGCAGGGCCTCGGTATCAAGATCGTCGGCGACGAAGATCCGGCGGCGTCGCTTGAGGATGTGCTGGCGCAGGTCGACTCGTCGACCGCCGCGCTGATCGTGCAGACGCCGGATTTTCTGGGCCAGATCCACGATCTCAAGCCGCTCGCCGAGCGGGTCCACGCTGCGGGCGGGCTGCTGATCGCGCAGGTCGATCCGGTGGCGCTTGGTCTGTTCCAGACGCCGGGCGCGGCGGGCGCGGACATCGTCACCGCAGAGGGCCAGTCGCTCGGCATTCCGCTCGGCTTTGGCGGGCCGTACCTCGGCATCTTTGCCTGTAAAGAGCAGTACATACGGCGCATGCCTGGGCGGCTGGCGGGCGCGACCACCGACCTGGATGGTCAGGTGGGCTATGTGCTGACGCTGCAAACCCGCGAGCAGCATATCCGCCGCGAGAAGGCGACCAGCAACATCTGCACGAATCAGGGCTTGATGATGCTGGCCTCGACGATCCATATGTGTCTGCTAGGCAAGCACGGCCTGCGGCATGTCGCCCGGCTCTGCTACCACCGCGCGCACTACGCCGCCGCCGAGATCGCCAGGCTGCCCGGCTATGAGCTGGTCACGCCTGAGCCGTTCTTCAAAGAGTTTGCCGTGCGCGCGCCGCGTCCGGTCGCCGAGATCAACCGGGCGCTGGCGCAGCGCGGCATCATCGGCGGCTACGATCTGAAGGCCGACTACCCGCAGTTGGGCGACGCGATGCTGCTGTGTGTCACCGAGATGAATACGAAGGCCGATATTGATGCGCTCGTGGCGGCGTTGAAGGAACTGGCATAG
- the mvk gene encoding mevalonate kinase: MTTASAPGKVILCGEHAVVYGYPAIALPLPDVRAHATVEDAPRGAGITLDTPDVSESWRLDEAQPHPLATLVRLTFETLGIVTPLDLHITLRSTIPIARGMGSGAALGAALVKALAAHLGARLDPGTLSRLVYESERFYHGTPSGIDNTVVSYEQAIWFVRGQQGAGQAALPTIEPIRIGAPFALVIGDTGVYAPTHITVGGVRERWQGAPERYNALFGEIGQVVTAIRGKLADGDLVALGGALNRNQELLQALGVSVPALETLIDAALAAGALGAKLSGGGGGGIMLALAEVAQRETVARALLKAGAAHVSHTVVIS, from the coding sequence ATGACGACAGCTTCGGCTCCGGGAAAAGTGATTTTGTGCGGCGAGCACGCCGTCGTGTATGGCTATCCGGCGATTGCGCTGCCGCTGCCGGATGTGAGGGCGCACGCGACCGTCGAGGATGCGCCGCGTGGCGCGGGCATCACCCTTGACACGCCCGATGTCAGCGAATCGTGGCGGCTTGATGAGGCGCAGCCGCACCCGCTGGCGACGCTGGTCCGGCTCACGTTCGAGACGCTGGGCATTGTTACGCCGCTCGATCTGCATATCACGCTGCGCTCGACGATCCCGATCGCCAGGGGGATGGGTAGCGGCGCCGCGCTGGGCGCGGCGCTGGTCAAGGCGTTGGCGGCGCATCTCGGCGCGCGGCTCGATCCCGGCACGCTCTCGCGACTGGTCTATGAGTCGGAGCGCTTCTACCACGGCACGCCCAGCGGCATCGACAACACGGTCGTCAGCTACGAGCAGGCGATCTGGTTTGTGCGCGGCCAGCAGGGGGCAGGTCAGGCCGCGCTGCCGACGATCGAGCCGATTCGCATCGGAGCGCCCTTCGCGCTGGTGATCGGCGACACGGGCGTGTACGCGCCGACGCATATCACGGTCGGCGGTGTGCGCGAGCGCTGGCAGGGCGCACCCGAGCGCTACAACGCGCTGTTTGGCGAGATCGGTCAGGTGGTGACGGCGATCCGTGGGAAATTGGCAGACGGCGATCTGGTCGCGCTGGGAGGCGCGCTGAATCGCAATCAGGAGCTACTCCAAGCGCTCGGCGTTTCGGTGCCTGCGCTGGAGACGCTGATCGATGCGGCGCTGGCGGCGGGCGCTCTGGGCGCGAAGCTTTCGGGCGGTGGCGGCGGCGGGATTATGCTGGCGCTCGCGGAGGTAGCGCAGCGTGAAACGGTGGCACGTGCGCTGCTCAAAGCCGGTGCGGCACATGTCAGCCATACAGTTGTAATATCATAG
- the gcvPB gene encoding aminomethyl-transferring glycine dehydrogenase subunit GcvPB, translating into MNTYEPPIFELSGTGKIGANLPALDVPEAALPQELLRDDDLQGMPELSETEVTRHFTRISQRNFCIDTGMYPLGSCTMKYNPKVHEEAARLPGFAQAHPLQDPEQAQGALQLMYELQSYLAELSGFDQVSLQPAAGAQGEFSGILVFRAYHRDRGDDQRTEILVPDSAHGTNPATAAMVGMRVVEVKSGPRGNCNLEDLKSKLSPRTAGLMLTNPNTLGLFEENIQEIARLVHEAGGLMYGDGANFNAILGIVKPREVGFDFMHYNLHKTFTTPHGGGGPGSGAVGCTEALAPYLPGSIVVKQGERYELRQPERSIGRVKSFWGNFGMLVRAWTYIRTLGAAGLKEVSENAVLNANYLRVKLQPVYPVAYDRTCMHEVVLKGQLRQAPEARTLDIAKRLIDYGFHPPTVYFPISVPEALMIEPTETETKRNMDAFVDAMITIAQEAAEDMSILRNAPTTAAVRRLDEVGAARRPILKYDRAKFRELRREAPEATPDDQLERPTY; encoded by the coding sequence ATGAATACGTATGAGCCTCCGATTTTTGAGCTGAGCGGCACCGGCAAGATCGGCGCGAATCTGCCAGCGCTGGACGTGCCCGAAGCGGCGCTGCCACAGGAGTTGCTGCGCGACGACGATCTCCAGGGCATGCCGGAGCTGAGCGAGACTGAGGTGACGCGCCATTTCACGCGCATCTCACAGCGCAACTTCTGCATCGACACCGGCATGTATCCGCTCGGCTCCTGCACCATGAAGTACAACCCGAAGGTCCACGAGGAGGCGGCGCGGCTGCCGGGCTTTGCACAGGCGCATCCGCTGCAAGATCCTGAGCAGGCCCAGGGCGCGCTCCAGTTGATGTACGAGCTGCAAAGCTACCTGGCCGAGCTGTCGGGCTTCGATCAAGTCTCGCTGCAACCGGCGGCGGGCGCGCAGGGCGAGTTCTCCGGCATCCTGGTCTTCCGCGCCTACCACCGCGACCGGGGCGACGACCAGCGCACGGAGATTCTGGTGCCCGACTCAGCGCACGGCACCAACCCGGCAACTGCCGCGATGGTCGGGATGAGAGTGGTCGAGGTGAAGTCGGGGCCGCGCGGCAACTGCAACCTTGAGGATCTCAAGAGCAAGCTCTCGCCGCGCACCGCCGGGCTGATGCTGACCAACCCAAACACGCTGGGTCTTTTCGAGGAAAATATTCAGGAGATTGCTCGGCTGGTGCATGAGGCGGGCGGCCTGATGTACGGCGACGGCGCGAACTTCAACGCGATCCTCGGCATCGTCAAGCCGCGTGAGGTCGGCTTCGACTTCATGCACTACAACCTGCACAAGACGTTCACCACGCCCCACGGCGGCGGTGGCCCCGGCTCCGGCGCGGTCGGCTGCACCGAAGCGCTGGCACCGTACCTGCCCGGCTCGATCGTCGTCAAGCAGGGCGAGCGCTACGAGCTGCGGCAGCCTGAGCGCTCGATCGGGCGGGTCAAATCGTTCTGGGGCAACTTCGGCATGCTGGTGCGCGCCTGGACCTACATTCGCACGCTCGGCGCGGCTGGCCTGAAAGAGGTCAGCGAGAACGCCGTGCTCAACGCAAACTACCTGCGCGTGAAGCTCCAGCCGGTCTATCCCGTGGCCTACGATCGCACGTGTATGCACGAGGTGGTGCTGAAAGGCCAGCTCAGGCAGGCGCCTGAGGCGCGCACGCTCGACATTGCCAAGCGCCTGATCGACTACGGCTTTCACCCGCCGACGGTTTACTTCCCGATCTCGGTGCCCGAAGCGCTGATGATCGAGCCGACCGAAACCGAGACGAAGCGGAACATGGATGCGTTCGTGGACGCGATGATCACGATCGCGCAGGAGGCGGCGGAGGATATGTCGATCCTGCGGAACGCGCCGACAACCGCTGCTGTACGTCGTCTGGATGAAGTCGGCGCGGCGCGGCGTCCGATCCTCAAGTACGATCGCGCCAAGTTCCGCGAGCTGCGCCGGGAAGCGCCGGAGGCCACGCCCGACGATCAACTGGAGCGCCCGACGTACTGA